The sequence CTAACGGTCAAGGATAAATACCGATGAAACGGAAATCTCTGCTGATCGTGCTGATAATGCTCTGGTGTCAGTTGCCCATTCTCACCTTTGCCCAGCCGATGGAAGTATCGCTGACCGATTATGACCGGTTGTTACGAGCGGCATATGCTGCCGCTCAACGTGGTGATCTATTAGAGTTACGGGCGTTAGTTGATGAATTGATCGCAATCGGTCATGTGCGTATGCCCAATGGCGAGTTAGCACACGTCGATCACTATTGGCTGGCAGAGGCGCTGGGGCAGTCGGTACCGGATACACCAGCAATTGCGAGCAGATTAGGGGCGTTGATAGATGCGTTACCACCGGGTACAGCGATTGCCGCCGATGCACTGCAACAATGGGAGGCGGTCTTGAACGAACCACCCTTCAACCGTGACCGGTCCGAAAGCTGGTTCACCCGCTTTCTCGATTGGCTCCTCGAAGGATTGGCCAACTTGATTCCCGATATTCCAGACGTGCCAGTTGCGCCAGAGTTGAGCGATCCCTCGCAGATAACGCCGATTGTCTGGGTGATACTGGCGATCACGGGGCTATTGTTCGGTGGCCTGATCTTCTTTTGGGCACGAAATATGCGGCGTGCGCTACGTCCGGTGATCCAACTCGCCAAACCTGATGCAGAAGCAGAACCGGTCACCTTTAGCGAAGCGCAGCAACTGGCAGAAGCAGCACAGCGCGCCGGGGATCGTCGGAATGCTGTTCGTTATCTCTACCTGGCTGCGCTGCTCTGGCTTGATGAACAGAAGTTGCTATCTTTCCAGCGTGAACTGACTAATCGCGAATACCTGTCCCGGCTTCGCGATCAACCATCACTCTACGCACAACTAACGCCGATCATCGCCACGTTCGAAGCGGTCTGGTATGGATTGCAAACCATCGATGAGCACGCCTTTCGCGCATACGAACAACAGGTAGCAACATTGATCGGGCAGACAGGAACCAGATATGAAGCTACGGCTTGAAGTTATCATCCTGCTCGTTCTCTTTCTTGGATTAGGTGCTTTCGCTGCGTACACTGCCGAACAAAGCGGTCAGCAAACGCTGAATACACGGGCAACATCGTTTAGCAGTGCAGATAACGGTGTTCTGGCGCTCTACCGCTGGCTTGAACGTATGTATACTGGTCGCGTTGATCGCCTGGCATACCGTCCTTTTATCCTCTCTGAGGGAGATGGACTACTGTTCGTACTAGGGCCGGGTGAACGGTATGAACCATCGCATGTAGAAACTGTGACCAACTGGGTTCAGAATGGTGGTGTTCTGGTGATTGCCGATAATCGTCCGACACCGCGTAGTGCTGTAGCGCCGCTCCTCGCAGTCTTTGATCTAGAACTGAACAGGAGCACGTGTATCTCTTCAGCGACAGCGATTCATCCGGCATTGGGTTCACCAGCGTTAGAGAACTTCTCGCTCGAGACGTGTGTCGCGATAGCGAGCACTGCACCACAATCAGTGCTGGCGCCACTTGCAATCGCAGAAGGGCAGCCCATCGTTGCCGGACAACGTTTTGGCAACGGCTATGTCATCGTGGTGGCAAGTCTTTACCCCTTTACCAATACCGGAATACGTGAGCCGACGTCGGCAGCCTTTCTCCTCAATCTGTTGCACTGGCTACCAGCTAACAAGCGCATCGTGTTTGATGAGTTTCATCATGGGTTTGTTCCGAATGCCGACCTGCGCTCGCTGTTGTTAAACCATTCCCTGGGTTGGGCAGTGCTCTACAGTGTGACGGTCGTTGGACTTTACCTGCTAGCGAGCAGTCGTCGTTTTGGTCGCCCCTTACCACTACGGAGTGAAGTTGCCCGTCGGAGCAGTACTGAATACATTGACAGCATGGCCACGATGTTCCGCAAAACCCGACAGGTTGCCTATGCGGCTGAACACTACCGGTATATGCTTCGGCGGCGCCTTGGTCAGCCGTATGGCATTGCACAGACACTCGATGATGACGCATTTGTTACGCAACTGGCGACGATTCGTCCTATTGATCAGCAAAAGCTGCGGCGGATATTTGCTGAGCTACGGCGACCTGATCTGAGCGAAGCTGAGTTGCTGTGGCTGGTGGCTGAGAGTGATCAGATAGTGTGCTGAGGAGACAGTGAGAGAGGAGATCTCAAGGACTGAAGTTTTTCATGCTATAATTCCGAGTCGTGTCTTTGTAGTATTTATTTGGATAGAAAAAAGATGTCAGAGTCAACGTTCTTATTCACCATTGTCAGGGTTATTCTTGGGCTTACAATTAACTTCCTAATCTTTGTTAATGCGTTATGGTTTCAGCGGGCATTTTTTAGTCATAGTTATCGAAGATATGAACAAATTATCGTGATTTTCCTTCTCATTTGGGTGCAAATAGTTTTAAATATAACAATACTGCATTTCTTTGAGTTGATTTCATTACGCTATTCTGCAATCCTCGTGTTACTCACAAGTCTCACTGCATATATTTGCGTCAAAGTCTACAGTCCAGGCATACCAGTAAATGATCAAAGCTACGGTTCTATCTTACGACATTGGACGACCATTGAACGGAAGCTCTTGTTCGTTGGGGTTGGATTCACTGCTTTATTGACAGCGATCAACTTAATAGCACCTCCTGGCAATTGGGATTCATTGAATTATCATCTCTATTTCCCGGCAACATGGTATCGGGATGGAACCCTTACAATACTACCCCTTCCTTTCGGCGATCCAGCTCCTCCGTACTATCCCATTAACTCTAGTCTCATCTACCTTTGGCTCATACTACCCTTTGACTCTCTCGCCGTTGCCGATATTGGACAAGCTCCATTTATCTTGTTTAGCGCCCTTGGTCTTTACGCTGTTGCCCGCCAGTGTGATATGCCGGTAACGACGGCACGATGGGCCGCGTTGTTAACGTTATTTGTCCCAATGATCACCGTTACCGGCACGCTTTGGTCAACAAACGATGTGATCTTCGTAACAAGCTGGTTAATATCTTTAGCAACCGTCTTGCGTGCCAGTCGCACAAAGAGCATCAGGGACATTGCACTAGCCGGAATTGCCATTGGTCTCACCATTGGTGTGAAGGGTTTTGCGATTGCTTTTTGCAGCCTGTTTTTGCCATGGATTGTAGTGATC comes from Chloroflexus sp. Y-396-1 and encodes:
- a CDS encoding DUF4350 domain-containing protein encodes the protein MKLRLEVIILLVLFLGLGAFAAYTAEQSGQQTLNTRATSFSSADNGVLALYRWLERMYTGRVDRLAYRPFILSEGDGLLFVLGPGERYEPSHVETVTNWVQNGGVLVIADNRPTPRSAVAPLLAVFDLELNRSTCISSATAIHPALGSPALENFSLETCVAIASTAPQSVLAPLAIAEGQPIVAGQRFGNGYVIVVASLYPFTNTGIREPTSAAFLLNLLHWLPANKRIVFDEFHHGFVPNADLRSLLLNHSLGWAVLYSVTVVGLYLLASSRRFGRPLPLRSEVARRSSTEYIDSMATMFRKTRQVAYAAEHYRYMLRRRLGQPYGIAQTLDDDAFVTQLATIRPIDQQKLRRIFAELRRPDLSEAELLWLVAESDQIVC
- a CDS encoding DUF4129 domain-containing protein, with translation MKRKSLLIVLIMLWCQLPILTFAQPMEVSLTDYDRLLRAAYAAAQRGDLLELRALVDELIAIGHVRMPNGELAHVDHYWLAEALGQSVPDTPAIASRLGALIDALPPGTAIAADALQQWEAVLNEPPFNRDRSESWFTRFLDWLLEGLANLIPDIPDVPVAPELSDPSQITPIVWVILAITGLLFGGLIFFWARNMRRALRPVIQLAKPDAEAEPVTFSEAQQLAEAAQRAGDRRNAVRYLYLAALLWLDEQKLLSFQRELTNREYLSRLRDQPSLYAQLTPIIATFEAVWYGLQTIDEHAFRAYEQQVATLIGQTGTRYEATA